The following are from one region of the Candidatus Paceibacter sp. genome:
- the nusB gene encoding transcription antitermination factor NusB, with the protein MANRHLSRSVAMQSLFEWDFHGSNDSKIDSIISRNVEHFAPGLEDISFVKDLVKGVVKKKETIDKIIEKAAPEWPLNQIAAVDRNVLRIGLYELIFGKRSEVPYKVAINEAIELAKTFGGDSSGKFVNGVLGTVYREMGEPEDGSLDKENMKEEKLGGAVVYKNEAEDIKFALVHDIFGYWTLSKGKIEEGENSAEGAKREIKEEIGLDVRMGEEIGQNEYVASDPEKGKIKKTVTYFVAEAKDGEIKLKQTGGLDGARWFSLGELGDLNMYEDIRGIIAKAIKIIKKSKAKNG; encoded by the coding sequence ATGGCAAACAGGCATTTATCACGAAGCGTGGCTATGCAATCTCTTTTTGAGTGGGATTTCCACGGCAGCAACGACTCAAAAATAGATTCCATAATCAGCCGGAACGTGGAGCATTTCGCTCCCGGCCTTGAGGATATCTCTTTCGTCAAGGATTTGGTAAAAGGCGTTGTCAAAAAGAAAGAAACAATAGACAAAATAATAGAAAAAGCGGCTCCGGAATGGCCGCTTAATCAGATTGCCGCGGTGGATAGAAACGTCCTGCGCATCGGCCTTTACGAACTCATTTTCGGCAAAAGAAGCGAGGTGCCGTACAAGGTCGCCATCAACGAAGCCATTGAGTTGGCCAAGACTTTCGGCGGCGATTCGTCCGGCAAATTCGTCAACGGAGTTTTGGGCACCGTTTACCGGGAGATGGGCGAGCCGGAAGACGGATCTCTGGACAAGGAAAACATGAAAGAAGAAAAACTCGGCGGCGCCGTCGTTTATAAAAATGAGGCGGAAGACATCAAATTCGCTTTGGTGCACGACATCTTCGGCTACTGGACTTTATCTAAGGGTAAAATAGAGGAGGGCGAGAATTCCGCCGAAGGGGCGAAAAGGGAAATAAAAGAGGAAATCGGGCTGGACGTGAGAATGGGAGAGGAAATCGGGCAGAACGAATACGTCGCTTCCGATCCGGAAAAAGGCAAAATCAAAAAAACGGTGACCTATTTCGTCGCCGAAGCCAAAGACGGCGAGATAAAATTGAAACAGACGGGCGGCTTGGACGGCGCCAGATGGTTTTCCTTAGGCGAACTGGGCGACCTCAACATGTACGAAGACATACGGGGCATAATAGCCAAGGCGATAAAAATAATTAAGAAAAGCAAAGCCAAGAATGGTTGA
- a CDS encoding cupredoxin domain-containing protein, protein MKKFIVFLIIVLIGFGVYFLITGDKSSENGTGGEQKSSESVPAALKTFDVSGENFSFSLKEIRVKKGDKVRINFTSAGGFHDWAIDEFNAKTDRVENGGKVSVEFTADKAGTFEYYCSVGQHRQNGMKGQLIVE, encoded by the coding sequence ATGAAAAAATTTATCGTTTTTTTGATTATAGTTTTAATCGGGTTTGGAGTTTACTTTTTGATCACCGGCGATAAAAGTTCCGAAAACGGGACCGGCGGCGAGCAAAAATCATCGGAGTCTGTTCCCGCGGCGCTAAAAACTTTTGATGTTTCAGGAGAAAATTTTTCTTTCTCGCTGAAGGAAATAAGAGTTAAAAAAGGCGACAAGGTCAGGATAAATTTCACCAGCGCCGGAGGATTCCACGACTGGGCGATTGACGAATTTAACGCCAAAACGGACAGGGTGGAGAACGGCGGCAAAGTCAGCGTTGAGTTCACGGCGGACAAGGCCGGGACGTTTGAGTATTATTGCAGCGTCGGCCAGCACCGGCAGAACGGAATGAAGGGCCAGTTGATTGTGGAGTAG
- a CDS encoding type II toxin-antitoxin system HicB family antitoxin, giving the protein MLKSKSKIIHHGGRQIPLLMEKGQDGFYVVECPILRGCYSQGKTIDEALNNIREVVDLVLEEKENREILKNYKPVELSLHTITV; this is encoded by the coding sequence ATGTTGAAGTCAAAATCCAAAATTATACATCACGGCGGGCGGCAAATTCCTCTTCTGATGGAAAAAGGGCAGGATGGTTTTTACGTCGTTGAGTGTCCGATTTTAAGAGGATGCTACTCGCAGGGAAAAACTATTGACGAAGCTCTTAATAATATAAGAGAAGTTGTTGACCTCGTTTTGGAAGAAAAGGAGAACAGGGAGATTCTCAAAAATTATAAACCGGTGGAGTTGAGTCTTCATACAATTACTGTCTAA
- a CDS encoding ParB/RepB/Spo0J family partition protein, producing the protein MTPEEEKLLAMGSVFLIEVGKIIPNPMQPRTEFDQEKLRDLADSIKQYGVLQPLVVTRRETETESGVRVEYELIAGERRLRASRLAGLNQVPVVIRREEYSDRTKLELAIIENLQREDLNALERAKAFKKLVDEFRLKHHEVAARVGKSREYVSNTLRLLGLPEEMQTSLSKGDMTEGHSRAILALDERPEDQMSLYREIVGRKISVRQAEKIVRSIIRSTLKPEELLNLEVKSMERRLADSLGTNVHIEMDGGRGKIHIDFFSSEELEAFLKRLTEQRIAEIAAAASAAAEGQQVGQSIEQTVQDDTILPPPKKTSAEEVDPVEELLKSFSI; encoded by the coding sequence ATGACACCTGAAGAAGAAAAATTATTGGCGATGGGAAGCGTGTTTTTGATTGAGGTTGGTAAAATTATTCCCAATCCGATGCAGCCCAGGACGGAGTTTGACCAGGAGAAGCTGCGCGATTTGGCCGACTCAATAAAACAGTACGGAGTGCTCCAGCCGCTGGTTGTCACTAGAAGGGAAACGGAGACGGAAAGCGGCGTCCGCGTGGAGTACGAACTTATCGCCGGAGAGAGAAGATTGCGCGCTTCCAGACTGGCCGGTTTAAACCAGGTGCCGGTAGTCATCCGCCGCGAAGAGTACAGCGACCGGACAAAGTTGGAACTGGCCATCATAGAAAACCTGCAGAGGGAAGACCTCAACGCGCTGGAAAGGGCGAAAGCGTTTAAAAAGCTGGTTGACGAATTCCGGCTCAAACATCACGAGGTCGCCGCCAGAGTGGGTAAAAGCCGCGAGTACGTGAGCAATACTTTGCGTCTGCTCGGCTTGCCGGAAGAAATGCAGACGAGTTTGAGCAAAGGCGATATGACGGAAGGGCATAGCCGCGCGATTTTGGCATTGGACGAGCGGCCGGAAGACCAGATGTCGCTTTACCGCGAAATCGTGGGCAGGAAGATCAGCGTCAGACAGGCGGAAAAAATAGTAAGAAGCATAATCAGAAGCACATTGAAGCCGGAAGAGCTGCTTAATCTTGAAGTAAAAAGCATGGAAAGGCGGCTAGCCGACAGCTTGGGCACCAACGTCCATATAGAAATGGACGGCGGGCGCGGCAAAATCCACATTGACTTCTTCTCCAGCGAAGAGTTAGAGGCGTTTCTTAAGAGGTTGACGGAGCAAAGAATCGCGGAAATAGCCGCCGCCGCTTCTGCCGCTGCTGAAGGGCAGCAAGTAGGACAGAGTATTGAGCAAACAGTTCAAGACGATACCATTTTGCCGCCGCCGAAGAAAACTTCGGCGGAAGAAGTTGACCCGGTGGAAGAATTGCTCAAAAGTTTTTCCATATAG
- the dprA gene encoding DNA-protecting protein DprA — MQRKILKPKNFPYLLKQISDPPKELYQIGELPPEDALYLAVVGSRKFSNYGKETCEKIIGGLKNNQRKVVIVSGLAIGIDGIAHKAAVENNLTTIAIPGSGLDEKVLHPRSNVKLSRQIIESGGCLLSELPWEMPAGIHTFPSRNRIIAGLCHGVLVIEAAEKSGTLITAKLALDYGRDVFAVPGSIFSENSKGTNNLIKEGAALVRRGEDILEFYDIKKADSRENKQESLDLEFLSPEEQKLYLVLTEPTAKDELIRKSGLPPAKANSAISMMLLNGVIKQSGGEVYRA; from the coding sequence ATGCAACGTAAAATTTTAAAGCCGAAAAATTTTCCATACCTGCTCAAGCAAATTTCGGACCCGCCGAAGGAACTTTATCAGATCGGCGAGCTGCCGCCGGAGGACGCCCTGTATTTGGCCGTGGTCGGTTCGCGCAAGTTCAGCAACTACGGCAAAGAAACCTGCGAGAAAATAATCGGCGGGCTGAAAAACAATCAGAGAAAAGTCGTCATCGTTAGCGGCTTGGCTATCGGCATAGACGGCATCGCCCACAAGGCGGCGGTGGAAAATAATCTAACAACCATTGCCATACCCGGCTCCGGTTTGGATGAAAAAGTTTTGCACCCCCGTTCCAACGTTAAACTTTCAAGGCAAATTATTGAAAGCGGCGGCTGTCTGCTCTCCGAGCTTCCCTGGGAGATGCCGGCGGGAATCCACACATTCCCTTCAAGAAACAGAATCATCGCCGGTTTATGCCACGGCGTTTTAGTGATAGAAGCGGCGGAGAAAAGCGGCACGCTCATTACCGCCAAACTGGCGCTGGATTACGGCCGGGACGTCTTCGCCGTACCCGGTTCAATCTTCAGCGAAAATTCAAAGGGCACCAACAATCTTATAAAAGAAGGCGCGGCGCTCGTCCGCCGCGGCGAAGATATTTTGGAATTTTACGACATCAAAAAAGCCGATTCGCGGGAAAACAAACAAGAAAGTCTGGACTTGGAATTTCTTTCTCCCGAAGAGCAAAAATTATATCTGGTCTTAACCGAACCAACGGCAAAAGATGAGCTAATAAGAAAATCCGGCCTGCCTCCGGCCAAAGCCAACTCCGCCATCTCCATGATGCTTCTAAACGGCGTCATCAAACAATCGGGAGGGGAGGTTTATAGGGCGTGA
- the rpmF gene encoding 50S ribosomal protein L32 has protein sequence MVVRMRSTRSHTRNRRAHHALKIRQFVACAKCGAENLPHMVCSNCGNYNGRVIIDVKARLEKREKTRSKKEAATEENK, from the coding sequence ATGGTAGTACGAATGCGAAGCACGCGTTCTCATACGCGGAACAGAAGAGCTCATCACGCCTTAAAAATAAGGCAATTTGTGGCTTGCGCCAAATGCGGCGCTGAAAATTTGCCGCACATGGTTTGCTCAAATTGCGGCAATTACAACGGCCGTGTTATAATTGACGTCAAGGCCAGGCTGGAAAAGCGGGAGAAAACCAGAAGCAAGAAAGAAGCCGCTACTGAAGAAAATAAATAA
- a CDS encoding GIY-YIG nuclease family protein: MYCVYAIKSIDRNYLHVGLTNNPKRRIDQHNNGKERTTRIYAPFITLVVENYPTRIEARKREKYLKSGVGKEFLKSLK, encoded by the coding sequence ATGTATTGTGTCTACGCAATTAAAAGTATAGATCGAAATTATCTGCATGTCGGTTTAACCAATAACCCAAAACGCAGAATTGACCAGCATAATAATGGTAAAGAAAGAACGACTAGAATATATGCTCCTTTTATAACACTAGTTGTAGAAAATTATCCAACCAGAATTGAGGCAAGAAAAAGAGAAAAATATTTAAAATCAGGCGTTGGCAAAGAATTTTTAAAAAGTTTAAAATAA
- a CDS encoding AAA family ATPase yields MRLKKLELSGFKSFARKTALEFPSAVTAVVGPNGSGKSNIAESLRWALGEQSMKSLRGKRGEDLIFNGTPSVSRAGRASVSLCLDNGGKKLPIAYDEVVITRTISRDGESEYLINDSTVRLKDVTELLGNVGLGVSSHHIISQGEADRFLSASPKERKAMIEEALGLKIYQAKKEDAEKRLAKTGENINQVNSIRAEAQRQLKFLKKQVERAEEAVLLKEELKKLYAEYFKNEDAYLAAETEKIKIKKREITEKLSRFDSVNAPEAESDEAAALKKETDRLEREVADMEKITAELGAKRNLLERELGKLEGIIEYKEKENVGHNAGKKIVVSGEEILPVLERIAGEAKAAAMAADMVLAKKYLLNIVDITGNFIGKISKIKTGGGGNEVELASLKNKKTELALAVNEIAEAEKNSVAESSKKREEIKSLRNRLAETERLLLQSRAEARELKFALAQLDSEGEKIRLRRDESGREKQEAAAITGNDFADIVYDGLNTSGWNYEKREAALRQIERLKIKLEDYGVGAGEIIKEYEEARRRDEEYEKNLSDLAEAAKSLERLMEELDKKISSDFENGLKKINTEFNNFFLSIFGGGKAGLELVRKEIRGKNSLEDEDEENEAAEYEMEAGIEISVNHPKKRISSLEMLSGGERSLVAISLLFALSQVNPPPFLVLDETDAALDESNSRKYADMLKKLGEKTQLIVITHNRETMRQADILYGVTMGADGVSRLLSVKFDDAKEYSEA; encoded by the coding sequence ATGCGGCTGAAAAAGCTGGAATTATCAGGTTTCAAATCTTTCGCCAGAAAAACGGCGTTGGAATTTCCTTCCGCCGTAACGGCTGTCGTCGGCCCCAACGGTTCCGGCAAGTCCAACATCGCCGAGTCTTTGCGCTGGGCGTTGGGGGAGCAGTCAATGAAGAGTCTGCGCGGCAAGCGGGGCGAAGACCTCATATTTAACGGCACGCCGTCCGTCTCCAGAGCCGGAAGAGCGTCGGTTTCTTTATGTTTGGACAACGGCGGGAAAAAACTGCCAATCGCCTACGACGAAGTGGTCATCACCAGGACCATCAGCCGCGACGGAGAAAGCGAGTATCTCATCAACGATTCAACCGTCCGGCTTAAAGACGTCACCGAACTTTTGGGCAACGTCGGCCTGGGCGTTTCCAGCCACCATATAATAAGCCAGGGAGAAGCGGACCGCTTTTTGAGCGCTTCGCCCAAAGAGCGAAAGGCGATGATAGAAGAGGCGCTTGGCCTTAAAATATATCAGGCTAAAAAAGAAGACGCGGAAAAAAGGCTGGCCAAAACCGGCGAGAATATAAATCAAGTCAACTCCATCAGGGCGGAGGCGCAGCGCCAGCTGAAATTTCTGAAAAAGCAGGTTGAGCGCGCCGAAGAAGCTGTTTTGCTCAAAGAGGAATTGAAAAAACTTTACGCGGAATATTTTAAAAACGAAGACGCGTATCTGGCGGCGGAGACGGAAAAAATAAAAATTAAAAAACGGGAGATAACGGAGAAACTTTCAAGATTTGATTCAGTCAACGCGCCGGAAGCGGAAAGCGATGAAGCGGCCGCGCTGAAAAAAGAAACAGATAGACTGGAAAGGGAGGTGGCGGACATGGAAAAAATAACGGCGGAGTTGGGAGCGAAAAGGAATTTGCTGGAAAGGGAACTGGGCAAACTGGAAGGAATAATTGAATACAAGGAAAAAGAAAACGTCGGCCATAACGCGGGGAAAAAGATCGTTGTTTCCGGCGAGGAAATTTTACCGGTGTTGGAAAGAATAGCCGGCGAAGCCAAAGCGGCGGCGATGGCGGCCGACATGGTGTTGGCGAAAAAATACCTGCTTAACATAGTTGATATTACCGGAAATTTTATCGGCAAAATTTCAAAAATAAAAACAGGCGGCGGCGGGAACGAAGTCGAGTTAGCATCTCTTAAAAACAAAAAGACGGAACTGGCTCTTGCCGTCAACGAAATAGCGGAGGCGGAAAAAAATTCCGTGGCGGAGTCGTCTAAAAAAAGAGAAGAAATAAAGAGTCTGCGAAACAGACTGGCGGAAACGGAGAGGCTTCTTTTGCAATCGCGCGCCGAAGCGCGGGAGTTGAAGTTCGCGCTGGCCCAGCTTGATTCCGAGGGGGAGAAAATAAGGTTGCGGCGGGACGAATCGGGAAGAGAAAAACAGGAAGCCGCCGCGATCACTGGAAACGATTTTGCCGACATTGTTTATGACGGCTTGAATACAAGCGGCTGGAATTACGAAAAAAGAGAAGCGGCTCTTCGTCAGATAGAAAGGTTGAAAATAAAACTGGAGGACTACGGCGTCGGAGCCGGAGAAATAATAAAAGAATACGAAGAAGCCAGGAGACGCGACGAGGAATACGAAAAAAATCTCTCCGATTTGGCCGAAGCCGCCAAATCGCTGGAAAGATTGATGGAAGAACTGGATAAAAAAATAAGCTCCGATTTTGAGAACGGGCTTAAGAAAATAAACACGGAGTTCAATAATTTTTTCCTGTCAATTTTCGGCGGAGGGAAAGCCGGGCTGGAACTTGTCCGCAAAGAAATTCGCGGGAAAAATAGCTTGGAAGACGAGGATGAGGAAAACGAAGCGGCGGAATATGAAATGGAAGCGGGGATAGAAATTTCCGTCAACCACCCCAAGAAAAGAATTAGCTCGCTGGAAATGTTGTCAGGCGGGGAAAGGTCGCTGGTGGCAATATCTTTGCTCTTCGCTTTGTCGCAGGTGAACCCTCCGCCGTTTTTGGTATTAGACGAAACCGACGCCGCGCTGGACGAATCCAATTCCCGCAAGTACGCCGATATGCTCAAAAAACTGGGAGAAAAAACCCAGCTTATCGTCATCACCCACAACAGGGAAACGATGCGCCAAGCCGATATTTTATACGGAGTGACGATGGGCGCCGACGGCGTCTCCAGGCTGCTCTCGGTAAAATTTGACGACGCTAAAGAATACTCCGAGGCGTAG
- the topA gene encoding type I DNA topoisomerase — translation MKLVIVESPTKAKTISNFLDKEYKVESSYGHVRDLPKSKLGIDVENNFEPSYVIPTKARKKVNELKKLAEKADEVILASDEDREGEAIAWHVSQLLGAQNAKRIVFHEITKAAIEEAVKNPRELDMNLVDAQQARRVLDRLVGYELSPFLWKKLFKGLSAGRVQSVAVRLIVDREREIQTFIPQEYWSIEAELAKNSNVFTAKLHKKDGKILDKLEIKNKEEADTILKELNGANYIVDNVEKKEAKRQPLPPFTTSTLQQDAANKLRYSAKQTMMIAQQLYENGHISYMRTDSVNLSRESLAAAKKFIGENFGKQYCLEAPRVFKGKSKGAQEAHEAIRPTSPAKTPDTLKEKLDAKQHKLYDLIWRRFIACQMPPAVFDQTAADITAKNYVFRASGSILKFDGWLKVYPLKFSENILPELSEKEKLDLVKILPEQHFTEPPPRYNEASLIKALEDHGIGRPSTYAPTITTIQTRNYVAKNEQKRLAPTETGIMVNDILVKHFPEIVDVQFTAKMEEDLDKIAEGEEKWVPVIKNFYGPFHENLLKKEKEVAKQEVEETTDEVCANCGKPMLVKRGRFGKFLACSGFPECKTTKPMKKDAPKQIGMKCPKCKETLSDEEAGDIVMKRTKKGRVFYGCSRYPKCDFASWKNPLENEGK, via the coding sequence ATGAAATTAGTCATCGTGGAATCCCCCACCAAGGCCAAAACCATCTCCAATTTTTTGGACAAAGAGTACAAAGTGGAATCGTCTTACGGCCACGTGCGCGACCTGCCCAAATCAAAGCTGGGCATTGACGTGGAAAATAATTTTGAGCCGTCTTACGTCATCCCGACCAAGGCTAGAAAAAAAGTAAACGAGCTGAAAAAGTTGGCCGAGAAAGCCGATGAAGTGATACTGGCAAGCGACGAGGACCGCGAAGGAGAGGCCATCGCGTGGCACGTTTCCCAGCTTTTAGGCGCCCAAAACGCCAAAAGAATCGTCTTCCACGAAATCACGAAAGCAGCCATTGAAGAAGCGGTAAAAAATCCTCGTGAGTTGGACATGAACCTGGTTGACGCCCAACAGGCCAGAAGAGTGCTGGACCGGCTTGTCGGCTACGAACTCTCCCCCTTTTTATGGAAAAAACTTTTCAAAGGCTTGTCGGCCGGCCGCGTGCAATCGGTGGCCGTGCGCCTGATAGTGGACAGAGAAAGAGAGATCCAGACCTTTATCCCGCAGGAATACTGGTCAATAGAAGCCGAACTAGCAAAAAATTCAAATGTTTTTACCGCAAAGCTGCATAAAAAAGACGGCAAAATTCTGGATAAGCTGGAAATTAAAAACAAAGAAGAAGCGGATACTATTTTAAAAGAGTTAAACGGCGCCAATTATATCGTTGACAACGTTGAGAAAAAAGAAGCAAAACGGCAGCCCTTGCCGCCGTTTACCACCAGTACCCTCCAGCAGGACGCGGCAAACAAATTAAGATACTCGGCCAAGCAGACGATGATGATCGCTCAGCAGCTTTACGAAAACGGCCACATCTCCTACATGCGAACCGACTCCGTCAACCTCTCCCGGGAATCGCTGGCCGCCGCCAAAAAATTCATCGGCGAAAATTTCGGCAAACAATATTGTTTGGAAGCGCCGCGCGTATTCAAAGGCAAATCCAAAGGAGCCCAGGAGGCGCACGAGGCCATAAGACCGACCAGCCCGGCTAAAACTCCCGACACACTCAAAGAAAAACTGGATGCCAAACAACACAAACTTTACGACCTGATCTGGAGAAGGTTTATCGCTTGCCAGATGCCGCCGGCCGTTTTTGACCAGACCGCCGCCGACATAACGGCTAAAAATTACGTTTTCCGGGCCAGCGGATCCATCTTAAAGTTTGACGGCTGGCTGAAGGTTTACCCTCTGAAATTTTCGGAAAACATTCTGCCCGAACTGTCGGAAAAAGAAAAACTGGATCTGGTAAAAATTTTGCCGGAGCAGCACTTTACCGAGCCGCCGCCAAGATACAACGAAGCGTCTCTGATTAAAGCTCTTGAGGATCACGGCATCGGCCGACCTTCCACTTACGCGCCAACTATCACCACCATCCAGACAAGAAACTACGTCGCTAAAAACGAACAAAAAAGGCTGGCGCCGACCGAGACCGGAATTATGGTAAACGACATTCTGGTAAAACACTTTCCGGAAATAGTGGATGTCCAGTTTACCGCCAAAATGGAAGAAGACCTGGACAAAATCGCCGAAGGCGAAGAAAAATGGGTGCCGGTGATTAAAAATTTCTATGGACCTTTCCATGAAAACCTGCTTAAAAAAGAAAAAGAAGTGGCAAAACAGGAAGTGGAGGAAACAACGGACGAGGTCTGCGCCAACTGCGGCAAGCCGATGTTGGTAAAACGCGGCCGGTTTGGAAAGTTCCTGGCCTGTTCCGGCTTTCCGGAATGCAAGACCACCAAGCCAATGAAGAAGGACGCGCCAAAGCAAATCGGGATGAAGTGCCCGAAGTGCAAAGAAACTCTTTCTGACGAAGAGGCCGGCGATATAGTAATGAAGCGCACCAAAAAAGGCCGCGTCTTCTACGGCTGTTCCCGCTACCCCAAATGCGACTTTGCCAGCTGGAAAAATCCGCTGGAGAATGAAGGTAAATAA
- a CDS encoding type II toxin-antitoxin system HicB family antitoxin: MKAAKKNKEISQSVLNFNAVFIEEADGGYSVSVPSLPGCFSQGDNFEEAVKNIKEAISLYLEEEPEALSKPRREFMAPVTI; the protein is encoded by the coding sequence ATGAAAGCCGCGAAAAAAAACAAAGAAATAAGCCAATCAGTTTTAAATTTTAACGCCGTGTTTATTGAGGAAGCGGACGGGGGGTATAGTGTTTCTGTGCCGTCTTTGCCAGGATGTTTTTCTCAAGGCGATAATTTTGAAGAGGCCGTGAAAAATATCAAAGAAGCAATCAGTCTTTATTTGGAGGAAGAACCGGAGGCATTGTCTAAACCAAGACGAGAATTCATGGCGCCTGTTACTATATGA
- a CDS encoding type II toxin-antitoxin system HicA family toxin, with protein MSKLPQISGKEMARVLLRLSFEFKSQKGSHMKFIRKHSYGKEVVIVPNHKILRPGTLANILGKLNLDAEKLKDLM; from the coding sequence ATGAGCAAACTGCCTCAGATTTCTGGCAAAGAAATGGCCCGCGTTTTGTTGCGTTTGAGTTTTGAATTTAAAAGCCAGAAAGGCAGCCACATGAAATTTATTAGAAAGCACTCTTATGGGAAAGAGGTTGTTATTGTTCCTAATCATAAAATATTGCGTCCTGGAACGCTTGCCAATATTTTAGGAAAACTTAATCTGGACGCGGAAAAACTTAAAGACCTGATGTAG
- a CDS encoding type II toxin-antitoxin system HicA family toxin: MTQLPILSGKEIIKVLLKIGYTEVRQRGSHIRLACDGRKSITVPNYRSVDRSLLFKRFRNK, encoded by the coding sequence ATGACGCAGTTGCCGATACTTTCAGGAAAGGAAATTATAAAAGTTTTGTTAAAAATAGGATACACGGAAGTACGGCAGCGGGGCAGTCATATTCGTCTGGCTTGCGATGGCAGAAAATCCATAACGGTGCCGAATTATAGAAGCGTCGACCGTTCCTTGCTGTTTAAAAGGTTTAGGAATAAGTAG
- the rnc gene encoding ribonuclease III encodes MVDFSNFEKKTGINFKDKNLLKQAFVHRSYLNENPALKLEHNERLEFLGDAVLELVVTEYLYNKYPQKPEGEMTALRAALVNAVTLSAAAGELNMGDFMLLSKGESKSGGKARQYILANAFEAFIGAVYLDGGYKKAEVFLKDFLLPKLDDIIKNKLWVDAKSLFQEKAQEMESITPSYKVLKEIGPDHEKVFTVGVFLGEKIVAEGAGASKQEAEQEAARAALEKKNWLS; translated from the coding sequence ATGGTTGATTTTTCCAATTTTGAAAAAAAGACCGGAATAAACTTCAAAGACAAAAACCTGCTGAAGCAGGCGTTTGTTCATCGTTCGTATCTCAACGAAAATCCGGCCCTGAAGCTGGAGCACAACGAACGGCTGGAATTTCTGGGCGACGCGGTTCTGGAGCTTGTCGTCACCGAATATCTATACAATAAATATCCCCAAAAACCGGAAGGGGAAATGACGGCGCTAAGGGCGGCGCTGGTAAACGCCGTCACCTTGTCGGCGGCGGCGGGCGAGTTGAATATGGGTGATTTTATGCTGCTCTCCAAAGGGGAGTCCAAAAGTGGAGGTAAGGCCAGGCAGTACATTTTGGCTAACGCCTTTGAGGCTTTTATCGGGGCGGTTTATCTTGACGGCGGCTACAAAAAGGCCGAGGTCTTTTTAAAAGATTTTTTGCTGCCGAAACTTGATGATATAATAAAAAACAAATTGTGGGTGGACGCCAAGAGCCTTTTCCAGGAAAAGGCGCAGGAGATGGAAAGTATCACTCCGTCTTACAAAGTGTTGAAGGAGATCGGTCCGGACCACGAGAAGGTTTTTACCGTCGGCGTTTTTCTGGGCGAGAAAATTGTGGCGGAGGGGGCAGGGGCATCCAAACAGGAAGCGGAACAAGAGGCCGCGCGCGCCGCTTTGGAGAAAAAGAACTGGCTTTCTTAA
- a CDS encoding cupin domain-containing protein, with translation MQNNLSELKGKILELEKMINYQDGAVVSREILKLPTGTLTVFAFDAGQGLSEHTAPFDATVYILDGEAEVKISGNSHFVKKGELIIMPAGQPHSLKANQKFKMLLIMIRS, from the coding sequence ATGCAAAATAATTTAAGCGAGCTTAAGGGGAAAATATTGGAGTTGGAGAAAATGATAAATTATCAGGATGGCGCCGTGGTCAGCCGCGAGATTTTGAAGTTGCCGACGGGGACGCTTACCGTCTTCGCTTTTGACGCCGGACAAGGTTTGAGCGAGCACACCGCGCCGTTTGACGCAACGGTTTACATTTTGGACGGCGAGGCGGAAGTAAAAATTTCCGGCAATTCTCATTTCGTCAAAAAAGGCGAGCTGATAATTATGCCCGCCGGCCAGCCGCACTCTCTTAAAGCCAACCAGAAGTTCAAGATGCTTCTGATAATGATACGGTCCTAA